The Fusobacterium varium genome includes the window GCTAAATTAATGTTAATATTTGATTCAATAGGTGTTCCTGATTCATATTTATTATATTCAAAAATAATATTACCATTTAAATTTACTGTATTTTCAGCCTTATTATCAGCATTTATCTCAACTAAAGAGTTTCCTCTAGTATTGATAGCATTATCAGCATTTATAGTTACATTTCCATTATTTATTTTCACAATACCTTGTGACCAAGCTATAATACCATTTGAGTATCCAACACCTTTCTCCTTACCTTCAGCTTCTATTGATACATTTTTAGAGTTAATTATAACCTCAGCTCTTCCTTTATCCTCTATATCCTCTGGAGTTGTACTATTATATGCAAATATTCCATAAGCAAAATAATTAGTACTTTTAGCTTTTATATTTAAGTTGTTTGATTGTATATTAACTTTACCTCCAGATGCTCCATCATTTCTAAAAGCTTTTATTCCTACCGCTATATCATTGTCAGTTGTTGTAACAATATTTATACTTTTAGTATTAGCATTACCTAAATTTAAAACACCACTTTTTTGAATATCTATAGCACTTCTACTCCATCCTGTATCATCAGTATCATTTAAAACTTTATGAATTATTGTTATATTTTCACTATTTATATTTAAAGTTGTTCCTTCTCCTTCTATAAGGATACCATTTTTTACTTGATTTAACTTCTCAGTTGTTTCTGTGTTTAAAGAATAATTTAAGTCATTAATTGAATCTATTTTACTATTAATATGAAGAGCCGCATCTTTTTGTAAAAAATCTGCTCCAAGTGCTCCTGTTCCCATTATCATAAAAGCCACAACAAATTCCATTGTAATTTTAACTTTTCTCTTTAAAAATCTTTTTAATGAACTTTCAATATTATATTCCATAATAAATTCCTCCCAGTTAAATTTATTATTTCTCTAATATAGTATATACCCCATAACTGTTATTTTAGCAATTTATTTTTTAAAAAAATTATCTAATATACTAAAATAAACGTTATTATACTCTTAGATTAAAACAAAAATAGCTTTCCATGAATTATCACAGAAAGCTATTTGAAGCTTTTACAAAATATATTCAGAAAAAGCTCTAATTATATTATGCACATCCACTTTCTTAGGAAAACTCATCTTCATAACCCCAACCTTCGTCCAAAGTTGAAACTCAGTTGTAAAATCAATTATCCCTGCATTTTCAGAAGAGAACATATCTATTGATCTCAAAGGTATTGAGTATGTCTCAATCTTCTTCCCAATCAACCCTTGTTTATTAAAGTAGATAATTCTCTTATTTGTAATTGCTCCAATATCTCTCAAAGATTTAAAAGATGCAATCACCCTTTCACCATTTACA containing:
- a CDS encoding PH domain-containing protein, whose product is MSIPAELLNMVFVEELKSTPPEIEKMLVNGERVIASFKSLRDIGAITNKRIIYFNKQGLIGKKIETYSIPLRSIDMFSSENAGIIDFTTEFQLWTKVGVMKMSFPKKVDVHNIIRAFSEYIL